In Oscillatoria salina IIICB1, the following are encoded in one genomic region:
- a CDS encoding CDGSH iron-sulfur domain-containing protein has protein sequence MSKPIIADKKPAILELEPGTYYWCSCGSSQKQPFCDGSHQGTDFTPQKIELTKTQKVALCNCKYTQNTPLCDGSHAQI, from the coding sequence ATGAGTAAACCAATAATTGCTGACAAAAAACCTGCTATCCTCGAATTAGAACCCGGTACATATTATTGGTGTTCTTGCGGTAGTTCTCAAAAACAACCATTTTGCGATGGTTCTCACCAAGGAACCGATTTTACACCACAAAAAATTGAGCTAACGAAAACCCAAAAAGTCGCTTTGTGCAACTGTAAATACACGCAAAACACTCCTCTTTGCGATGGAAGTCACGCTCAAATTTAA
- a CDS encoding winged helix-turn-helix transcriptional regulator, translating to MVKAKPDQKTCPAETTLQLISGRWKALIIKELWSGIKRFNELQRSLTGITHKMLTQQLREMEKDGLIHREVYAEVPPKVEYSLTDLGKSLQPILAAMHQWGADYVKREDEGS from the coding sequence ATGGTCAAAGCAAAACCCGATCAAAAAACTTGTCCCGCAGAAACCACACTTCAGCTTATTAGCGGACGCTGGAAAGCTTTAATTATCAAAGAATTGTGGTCAGGAATAAAACGCTTTAACGAACTACAAAGAAGTTTAACGGGAATTACGCATAAAATGCTGACTCAACAGTTAAGAGAAATGGAAAAAGATGGTTTAATTCATCGCGAAGTATATGCGGAAGTACCACCAAAAGTTGAATATTCTCTCACTGATTTGGGTAAAAGTTTACAACCAATTCTGGCTGCGATGCACCAATGGGGTGCAGATTATGTTAAGAGAGAAGATGAGGGAAGTTGA
- a CDS encoding DMT family transporter: MQLQEAKISQNTSVTWLDLTSLLGALLGMSVVPLSLKWCEVEMSPDSALFNRFWISTIVLALFSGLRFSYQIITQKNQPKTQSEYHFLAHIPHRIKISLIFLFTGASLSGTLLVWAWSLTRTTIANAELLHNLTPIVTVVGAWLFWQQKFDKRFLTGTAIALGGIIVLGLDDFQISIDKIAGDLLAILSAIVFGVYLLGAEKLRTLYSSEVILLSCSACSSLLTLIIILIAGENIFPVSSQGWFAVISFAAISLSNQILILYSLKRFSSSFISLLFLLTPIIGGVMAWVIFSETLSLLNLCGFLVVLPGLYLAISSPSAVKTEI, translated from the coding sequence ATGCAACTACAAGAAGCAAAAATTTCTCAAAATACCTCAGTAACTTGGTTAGACTTAACTTCTTTATTAGGTGCTTTACTAGGTATGTCAGTTGTACCATTATCTCTCAAATGGTGCGAAGTAGAAATGAGTCCAGATTCCGCGTTATTTAATCGTTTTTGGATATCAACTATAGTATTAGCCTTATTCAGTGGATTGCGTTTTTCTTACCAAATTATAACTCAGAAAAATCAGCCAAAAACCCAATCAGAATATCACTTTTTAGCTCACATTCCCCATCGGATTAAAATTAGCTTAATTTTTCTCTTTACAGGAGCTTCTTTATCAGGTACTCTGTTAGTATGGGCATGGTCATTGACTCGAACGACGATCGCCAATGCCGAACTACTCCATAACCTAACTCCGATCGTTACTGTAGTGGGTGCATGGTTATTCTGGCAACAAAAGTTTGACAAACGTTTCCTTACTGGTACAGCGATCGCGTTAGGAGGAATTATCGTCCTGGGATTAGATGATTTCCAGATTAGTATCGACAAAATAGCAGGCGATTTACTAGCGATTCTTTCCGCGATCGTTTTTGGTGTATATTTACTAGGAGCAGAAAAACTGCGAACTTTATATAGTAGCGAAGTTATACTTTTATCTTGTTCTGCTTGTAGCAGTTTGTTAACCTTGATTATAATTTTAATTGCCGGAGAAAATATTTTTCCTGTATCATCACAAGGATGGTTCGCTGTAATTAGCTTTGCAGCAATTAGTTTATCGAATCAAATCTTGATTTTGTACAGCCTCAAAAGATTTTCATCCAGTTTTATTTCCCTCTTATTTCTCCTAACTCCAATTATCGGTGGAGTCATGGCTTGGGTGATTTTTTCAGAAACTCTAAGTTTGCTCAACTTATGTGGTTTTTTAGTAGTTTTACCTGGTTTATATTTAGCTATTTCTAGTCCATCTGCGGTGAAAACAGAAATTTAA
- a CDS encoding sulfotransferase-like domain-containing protein, whose translation MSQVKRIAMWSSIRSLSTAMMRAWSSHPDTIVWDEPLYAVYLAQTKANHPYAEEILAKYETDFEKVIAKMTTGEIPNNQTILFQKHISDSLLVDEADLSFLSQLTNFFLIRNPQDIITSLYQKLPDLSIEDTGISNLKKIFDRVRELTGNIPPVVDARDLQNNPQKILSLLCESLGVDFSEKMLSWSAGKQETDGIWGKHWYQNVEKSTCFLPYRPKLDVVPKHLLSVVEECNSIYQELYQFRLR comes from the coding sequence ATGTCTCAAGTAAAACGTATTGCTATGTGGTCAAGTATTCGCAGTCTCTCCACAGCGATGATGCGAGCATGGTCCAGCCATCCTGATACAATAGTTTGGGATGAGCCATTATATGCGGTTTATCTAGCTCAAACGAAAGCAAATCATCCTTATGCTGAAGAAATTTTGGCAAAGTATGAAACTGATTTTGAGAAAGTTATCGCTAAAATGACCACAGGAGAAATTCCTAATAACCAGACGATTCTTTTCCAAAAACATATTAGCGATAGTCTTTTAGTTGATGAGGCTGATTTAAGTTTTCTTTCGCAACTAACTAACTTTTTTTTGATTCGCAATCCCCAGGATATCATCACGTCTCTTTATCAAAAGCTGCCCGATCTGTCAATTGAAGATACTGGGATAAGCAATCTCAAAAAAATATTCGATCGCGTGCGGGAATTGACTGGTAATATACCTCCTGTGGTAGATGCTCGTGATTTGCAAAATAATCCCCAAAAAATATTGAGTTTACTTTGTGAATCTTTAGGAGTTGACTTTAGTGAAAAAATGTTGAGTTGGTCTGCTGGGAAACAAGAAACTGATGGTATTTGGGGAAAACATTGGTATCAAAATGTAGAAAAATCTACTTGTTTTTTACCTTATCGACCGAAACTGGATGTAGTTCCAAAGCATTTGTTAAGTGTAGTTGAGGAATGTAATTCGATTTATCAAGAATTATATCAGTTTCGCTTGAGGTAA
- a CDS encoding NAD(P)H-quinone oxidoreductase subunit J — MAEESKPNGNENAEASEIVEAGPVSRWLTENDFDHESLDPDNLGVEMIKVEAEFLIPMATALRAYGFNYLQCQGGYDLGPGKELVSFYHLIKVSDNAEKPEEVRLKVFLPRDNPTVPSVYWLWKAADWQERETYDMYGIIYEGHPNLKRLLMPEDWVGWPLRKDYVSPDFYELQDAY; from the coding sequence GTGGCTGAAGAGTCGAAGCCAAATGGTAACGAAAATGCTGAAGCTTCCGAAATTGTCGAAGCTGGTCCTGTTTCTCGCTGGCTGACGGAAAATGACTTCGATCATGAGTCTCTGGACCCGGATAATCTTGGCGTGGAGATGATTAAGGTAGAAGCCGAATTTCTAATTCCTATGGCTACGGCACTTCGCGCTTATGGGTTTAATTATCTTCAGTGTCAGGGTGGTTATGATTTAGGTCCTGGTAAAGAGTTGGTTAGCTTTTATCATTTAATTAAAGTTAGTGATAATGCTGAGAAACCTGAAGAAGTCCGCTTGAAGGTATTTTTACCGCGAGATAATCCTACAGTTCCTTCAGTTTACTGGCTCTGGAAAGCTGCTGACTGGCAAGAGCGAGAAACTTATGATATGTATGGCATTATTTATGAGGGACACCCAAATTTAAAACGTTTGCTGATGCCGGAAGATTGGGTAGGTTGGCCCCTGCGTAAGGATTATGTCTCGCCAGATTTTTACGAGTTGCAGGATGCTTATTAA
- a CDS encoding NADH dehydrogenase subunit K gives MNPNPTTETAEFEKQQKEKILNPIIRTKVTQDLSENVILTTVDDLYDWARLSSLWPMLYGTACCFIEFAALIGSRFDFDRFGLVPRSSPRQADLIITAGTITMKMAPALVRLYEQMPDPKYVIAMGACTITGGMFSSDSTTAVKGVDKLIPVDVYIPGCPPRPEAIIDAIIKLRKKMANESIQERSQVRQQTHRFYSTTHNMKVVEPILTGKYLQSETRQAPPKELRSGMGMEISPELSPAEKQKEERDRG, from the coding sequence ATGAACCCAAATCCAACCACAGAAACTGCTGAGTTTGAAAAGCAGCAAAAAGAAAAGATTCTCAATCCAATTATTCGCACCAAAGTCACTCAAGATTTGTCGGAAAATGTGATTCTGACGACGGTAGATGACCTTTATGACTGGGCAAGACTTTCGAGTCTTTGGCCGATGTTGTATGGGACGGCTTGTTGTTTTATTGAATTTGCCGCTTTAATCGGGTCTCGGTTTGACTTTGACCGTTTTGGTTTAGTACCTCGTTCTAGTCCTCGACAAGCGGATTTAATCATTACTGCGGGAACCATCACGATGAAAATGGCTCCGGCTTTGGTTCGTCTTTACGAACAAATGCCCGATCCGAAGTATGTAATCGCGATGGGCGCTTGTACGATTACTGGCGGGATGTTTAGTAGCGACTCGACAACGGCGGTTAAAGGCGTTGATAAGCTGATTCCGGTAGATGTTTATATTCCCGGTTGTCCGCCTCGTCCCGAAGCGATTATTGACGCGATTATTAAATTGCGGAAAAAAATGGCAAATGAGTCGATCCAAGAGCGATCGCAAGTTAGACAGCAAACTCATCGCTTCTATAGCACTACTCACAACATGAAGGTGGTCGAACCAATTTTGACTGGTAAGTATCTTCAGTCGGAAACTCGTCAAGCTCCACCGAAGGAGTTAAGGTCAGGTATGGGTATGGAAATATCCCCAGAATTAAGTCCCGCAGAGAAGCAAAAGGAGGAACGCGATCGTGGCTGA
- the ndhC gene encoding photosynthetic/respiratory NAD(P)H-quinone oxidoreductase subunit C codes for MIFVLNGYEYLLGFLLACSLVPLLALTASKLLRPTGSGPERRTTYESGMEPIGGAWIQFNIRYYMFALVFVVFDVETVFLYPWAVAFNRLGLLAFVEALIFIAILVVALVYAWRKGALEWS; via the coding sequence ATGATTTTCGTCCTCAACGGATATGAGTACCTATTGGGTTTTCTCCTGGCGTGCAGCCTGGTTCCGCTTTTGGCATTGACAGCTTCTAAGTTACTGCGACCTACGGGTAGCGGTCCGGAACGACGCACCACTTACGAATCGGGTATGGAACCGATCGGGGGAGCGTGGATTCAATTCAACATCCGTTACTATATGTTCGCTTTAGTCTTTGTCGTCTTTGATGTGGAGACTGTGTTTTTATATCCTTGGGCTGTGGCTTTCAATCGATTAGGGCTATTAGCTTTTGTTGAAGCTTTGATTTTCATTGCAATCCTCGTGGTTGCATTGGTGTACGCATGGCGAAAAGGAGCCTTGGAATGGTCATGA
- a CDS encoding rubredoxin has product MSEPAQEQTLAELAPASYECRSCGYVYVPAQGDDKSNISPGTSFEELPNDWRCPVCGARRQAFKNIGATGAPSGFKDNLRYGIGVNNLTPGQKNLLIFGALALGFLFFMSLYALQ; this is encoded by the coding sequence ATGAGCGAACCAGCCCAAGAGCAAACTCTGGCAGAATTAGCGCCAGCAAGCTACGAATGTCGTAGCTGTGGCTACGTTTACGTGCCAGCCCAGGGAGACGACAAAAGCAACATTTCTCCAGGTACGTCTTTTGAAGAATTGCCCAATGACTGGCGTTGTCCAGTTTGCGGCGCTCGCCGTCAGGCCTTTAAAAATATTGGTGCAACGGGTGCGCCTTCGGGATTTAAAGATAATCTCCGTTACGGCATAGGAGTCAATAACTTGACCCCAGGACAAAAAAACTTGCTGATTTTCGGTGCTTTAGCCCTAGGGTTTTTATTCTTTATGAGTTTATACGCCTTGCAGTAA
- a CDS encoding photosynthesis system II assembly factor Ycf48 encodes MNSFVKKLKQIVIILAVTLLTIGCSQVPSLSYNPWEVIELPTEAIFSDLAFTDDFDRGWLVGTKAALFETTDGGNTWQEKNLALGDEKVSFTSVSFAGEEGWISGKPSILLHTKDGGETWERIPLSEKLPGSPYNVEALGANSAEMTTDLGAIYQTNDGGRTWQALVAEAVGVARNISRSEDGKYIAVSSKGNFYSTWEPGQSQWTPHNRNSSRRLQNMGFGKDGRIWLLARGGQVQFSVEDDFETWENPIAPEFSTSWGLLDIGYRTPEEIWVAGGSGNLLCSFDGGKTWLKDREVEEVPTNLYKIIFLTSEKGFVLGQRGYLLKYNPQSEPPSATA; translated from the coding sequence ATGAACTCATTTGTGAAAAAGCTGAAACAAATTGTAATAATTTTGGCAGTTACCTTATTGACAATTGGTTGTAGTCAAGTACCATCTCTAAGCTATAATCCGTGGGAAGTAATCGAACTACCCACCGAGGCAATTTTTTCAGACCTAGCTTTTACAGACGATTTCGATCGCGGTTGGCTCGTGGGTACCAAAGCGGCTCTTTTTGAAACTACTGATGGCGGAAACACCTGGCAGGAGAAGAATCTCGCTCTGGGAGACGAAAAGGTTAGCTTTACGTCGGTCAGCTTTGCTGGCGAAGAAGGTTGGATTAGCGGTAAACCCTCAATTTTGTTACACACTAAAGATGGTGGCGAAACTTGGGAGAGAATTCCTCTGAGTGAAAAATTACCTGGCTCTCCGTATAATGTAGAAGCTTTGGGAGCTAACTCGGCGGAAATGACTACCGACTTAGGAGCAATCTATCAAACCAACGATGGCGGTCGTACTTGGCAAGCTTTAGTCGCAGAAGCAGTAGGGGTAGCGCGGAATATTTCTCGCTCGGAAGATGGGAAATATATAGCGGTATCCTCTAAAGGTAACTTCTACTCGACTTGGGAACCCGGTCAAAGCCAATGGACTCCCCATAATCGCAATAGTTCCCGACGCTTACAAAATATGGGCTTCGGTAAAGACGGACGTATTTGGTTACTTGCTCGTGGTGGTCAAGTACAGTTTAGTGTGGAAGATGATTTCGAGACTTGGGAAAACCCGATCGCTCCCGAATTTTCCACTAGCTGGGGATTATTAGATATTGGCTACCGCACCCCAGAAGAAATTTGGGTAGCTGGAGGTAGTGGTAACTTACTTTGTAGCTTTGATGGCGGTAAAACTTGGCTAAAAGATCGGGAGGTGGAGGAAGTTCCCACTAATTTGTATAAAATAATCTTTTTGACATCAGAGAAAGGATTTGTCCTGGGTCAAAGAGGTTATTTACTAAAATACAATCCGCAATCTGAACCACCATCAGCAACAGCATAA
- the psbE gene encoding cytochrome b559 subunit alpha has protein sequence MAGTTGERPLGDIITSVRYWVIHSITIPMLFIAGWLFVSTGLAYDVFGTPRPNEYFTQERQELPIISDRYSADRQIEQFNK, from the coding sequence ATGGCAGGTACAACAGGAGAACGTCCTCTTGGAGATATTATTACCAGCGTTCGTTACTGGGTAATTCACAGCATCACAATTCCGATGTTGTTTATCGCAGGTTGGCTATTTGTCAGCACGGGACTAGCGTATGATGTTTTTGGTACTCCTCGTCCGAATGAGTATTTTACTCAAGAACGACAAGAGTTACCGATTATTAGCGATCGCTATAGCGCCGATCGACAAATCGAACAGTTTAATAAGTAG
- the psbF gene encoding cytochrome b559 subunit beta → MTSNTPNQQVTYPIFTVRWLAIHTLAVPTIFFLGAIAAMQFIQR, encoded by the coding sequence ATGACTAGCAATACCCCTAATCAGCAAGTTACATATCCGATTTTTACGGTCAGATGGCTAGCTATCCATACTCTAGCTGTCCCGACAATATTCTTTTTAGGCGCGATCGCTGCCATGCAATTCATTCAAAGATAG
- a CDS encoding photosystem II reaction center protein L, with amino-acid sequence MERQNNPNKQPVELNRTSLYLGLLLVFVLGILFSSYFFN; translated from the coding sequence ATGGAAAGACAAAACAATCCAAATAAACAACCTGTAGAACTTAATCGTACTTCCCTCTATTTGGGATTACTGCTTGTTTTTGTTTTAGGTATTTTGTTTTCCAGTTATTTCTTCAACTAA